The Mucilaginibacter yixingensis genome window below encodes:
- a CDS encoding MgtC/SapB family protein, which produces MLHNMIQGFDMPTMLQELLMVCVAILIGAVIGTEREYSNKSAGLRTFILVSFGSCVFTILSIKIGVSNPDRLAANIITGIGFLGAGVIFKDNNKIEGITTATTIWATASVGMSAGSGHIYMALAGTLVILVILKLLLPLQAYIDNHHKIREYHIATATPADADECIALFKQYQLKYFLLGEDSSPVSFSRTWLITGNIKNHEQLIANLIHHPKVISYRF; this is translated from the coding sequence ATGCTACATAATATGATCCAGGGGTTTGACATGCCTACCATGCTGCAGGAGCTGTTGATGGTGTGCGTGGCTATTTTAATTGGAGCCGTAATAGGCACCGAGCGCGAGTACAGCAATAAGTCGGCAGGGCTTCGCACATTTATACTGGTATCATTTGGGTCGTGCGTGTTTACCATTTTGTCGATCAAAATTGGGGTAAGCAACCCAGACAGGCTAGCTGCCAATATTATAACCGGCATTGGCTTTTTGGGGGCAGGGGTTATTTTTAAAGATAATAACAAGATAGAAGGTATCACCACCGCTACCACCATCTGGGCCACCGCCTCTGTAGGTATGAGCGCGGGCTCGGGCCATATTTACATGGCCTTGGCAGGCACACTGGTGATACTGGTTATATTGAAACTACTCTTGCCGCTACAGGCTTATATTGACAATCACCATAAAATACGGGAATACCATATTGCCACTGCTACACCAGCCGATGCAGACGAATGTATAGCCCTGTTTAAACAGTACCAATTGAAATATTTTTTGTTGGGCGAAGACAGTAGCCCTGTTAGTTTTTCGCGCACCTGGCTTATAACCGGCAATATTAAAAACCATGAGCAACTGATTGCAAATCTGATCCATCATCCCAAGGTTATTTCATATCGATTTTAA
- a CDS encoding type II toxin-antitoxin system RelE/ParE family toxin, with translation MANRIIYTPVFVRKAKALKKKHISLPGDLAELEKELISDPKQGVDLGGGLRKVRLAIKSKGKGKSGGYRIITYLVTEIDGDIDINMLTLYDKSEESSIDKSFLLELIRALFN, from the coding sequence ATGGCTAATAGAATAATCTATACCCCTGTTTTTGTAAGAAAGGCCAAGGCGTTAAAGAAAAAGCACATTTCTCTGCCCGGTGATTTGGCCGAACTTGAAAAAGAATTAATTAGCGATCCGAAACAAGGAGTCGATTTAGGTGGTGGTCTCCGTAAAGTGAGGTTAGCCATTAAAAGTAAGGGCAAAGGCAAAAGTGGAGGATATAGAATAATAACCTATCTCGTAACGGAAATTGATGGAGATATAGATATTAATATGTTAACCCTTTACGACAAAAGCGAAGAAAGCTCAATTGACAAATCTTTTCTACTGGAATTAATTAGGGCTCTCTTTAATTAA
- a CDS encoding redoxin domain-containing protein: MKLWILSLLSLFSLASISVSAQKKHQDNQFILNGTINGQIDGSVYVRYRDLHEKFVVDSCKLQNGHFSIQGSIKEPTITFISTLKKAIPDDDDMEADGKNSTLFFLEPGTVTAQLNPSDFKNGQFSGSASQVQFAELNGKLMKAGNAAEKADITRRFYNQYSSSYVTAYLVSDSHYKLDSLNACYKRLPPAVRKSSYGEDIQEKIEKKEKVAVGRRAPDFKQKAADGTEVSLANFKGKYLLLIFWSSSDMSSRAQSMELANVYNRFKDKNFTILGASIDGEKTRKVWQKAVQQDNLPWMQLAPLKNNHNPAAIQYDVEVLPASFLIDPKGKIIAADLSAKDLDKSLEAMLNR, from the coding sequence ATGAAACTGTGGATTTTAAGTTTGCTTAGTCTCTTTTCTTTGGCCTCAATTTCTGTTTCGGCACAGAAAAAACACCAAGACAACCAATTTATTTTAAATGGTACCATAAACGGCCAAATAGATGGCTCGGTATATGTAAGATACCGGGACCTGCATGAGAAATTTGTTGTAGATAGCTGCAAGTTGCAGAACGGCCATTTTAGTATTCAAGGTTCTATTAAAGAACCCACCATCACATTTATCTCCACACTTAAAAAAGCCATCCCTGATGATGATGATATGGAAGCCGATGGCAAGAACTCCACACTGTTCTTTTTAGAACCGGGCACAGTAACCGCCCAGCTCAATCCATCTGATTTTAAAAACGGACAGTTTAGCGGCTCTGCCTCACAAGTGCAGTTTGCTGAGCTTAATGGTAAACTGATGAAAGCAGGTAACGCGGCAGAGAAAGCCGATATTACCCGCCGTTTTTATAACCAGTACTCAAGCTCGTACGTTACCGCTTATTTGGTGAGTGATTCGCACTATAAGCTCGATAGCCTTAACGCATGTTATAAGCGCCTTCCGCCAGCTGTCCGGAAGTCATCCTACGGTGAAGATATTCAGGAAAAAATAGAAAAGAAGGAAAAGGTAGCTGTTGGTCGCCGCGCGCCCGATTTTAAACAGAAGGCGGCAGACGGCACAGAGGTTTCGCTGGCCAACTTTAAAGGGAAATACCTGCTGCTGATTTTCTGGAGCTCGTCTGATATGTCAAGCCGGGCCCAAAGTATGGAGCTGGCGAATGTTTATAATCGTTTTAAAGACAAAAATTTTACTATTCTGGGGGCATCGATAGATGGTGAAAAAACCAGAAAGGTATGGCAAAAGGCAGTACAGCAAGACAATTTACCGTGGATGCAGTTGGCACCGCTGAAAAACAACCATAACCCAGCTGCTATACAATATGATGTTGAGGTACTGCCGGCAAGCTTCTTGATCGACCCGAAAGGGAAGATTATTGCTGCTGATTTGAGCGCTAAGGATTTAGATAAAAGTTTGGAAGCAATGCTGAATCGCTAA
- a CDS encoding group III truncated hemoglobin: MDAPKQILTLDDIKLLVNTFYGKVRADELLGPIFDARIEDRWPMHLEKMYQFWQTTLLGEHTYSGRPFPPHATLPIAHEHFERWVSLFYATVDELFTGDKADEAKWRAAKIAQMFEAKVWHFQNHPGAIQ; encoded by the coding sequence ATGGACGCACCAAAGCAAATTCTGACATTAGACGATATCAAACTGCTGGTAAATACTTTTTACGGCAAGGTGCGTGCGGATGAATTGCTTGGTCCCATCTTTGATGCCCGCATTGAAGACCGCTGGCCTATGCACCTGGAAAAGATGTATCAGTTTTGGCAAACCACCTTGCTGGGCGAGCATACCTACAGTGGTAGGCCATTTCCCCCACATGCTACTTTACCCATTGCACATGAGCATTTTGAGCGCTGGGTAAGCCTTTTTTACGCTACGGTAGACGAACTGTTTACCGGCGACAAAGCCGATGAAGCCAAATGGCGTGCGGCCAAAATAGCCCAGATGTTTGAGGCCAAGGTTTGGCATTTTCAGAACCATCCTGGTGCCATTCAGTAA
- a CDS encoding zinc dependent phospholipase C family protein, translating to MGKYRQCLLSVLLCLVFVSPVRAFSILAHEAIIDAGWQDHIKPLLLKKYPQSTENDLQVAQSYAYGGSLVADMGYIPGGSPYFTNLLHYVRSGDMVMALLNEAHDVNEYAFAIGALSHYVADKYGHALATNPSVAILYPKLKKKFGDVVTYDNDHSSHSCMEFAYDVIQTVKGNYASTAYHNFIGFNIATPVLSRAFQKVYGQQLDDVFPKFDSAINTFRWGVRSLFPELARTAWRSDEEGIRQSREHITRETFCYQMPRKAFDKQYGKEYTHVGIGAKSLAMFIEAMPKIGPFKKLQFRYPGVKCEELYLKSMDSILINYATLMQKAGDNNLKLQNINFDTGNRSAFKEYALADKSYHEWMERLKKANRNLPDDAIRSNIMAFYKITGNKNEISPNLIALVKQ from the coding sequence ATGGGAAAGTACAGGCAATGCCTACTCTCCGTTTTGCTTTGCCTGGTCTTCGTTTCTCCTGTCCGCGCCTTCTCTATCCTGGCGCATGAGGCTATAATTGATGCCGGCTGGCAGGACCATATCAAACCACTCTTACTGAAAAAATATCCGCAATCAACAGAGAATGATCTGCAGGTGGCACAATCTTATGCTTATGGAGGTTCGCTGGTGGCAGATATGGGCTATATCCCCGGTGGCAGTCCTTACTTTACCAATTTATTGCATTATGTACGCAGCGGCGATATGGTGATGGCCCTGCTAAACGAGGCGCATGATGTAAATGAATATGCCTTTGCCATTGGCGCCCTCTCCCATTACGTAGCCGATAAATATGGCCATGCCCTGGCAACCAATCCATCTGTAGCCATACTCTACCCCAAGCTAAAAAAGAAATTTGGCGATGTGGTGACTTATGATAACGACCATAGCTCGCACAGTTGCATGGAGTTTGCTTATGATGTGATCCAGACCGTAAAAGGCAATTACGCCAGCACAGCCTATCACAATTTCATCGGTTTTAATATTGCCACACCAGTACTGAGCCGGGCATTTCAAAAGGTTTACGGACAGCAGTTAGACGATGTTTTCCCGAAATTTGATTCGGCCATTAATACCTTCCGCTGGGGAGTGCGCAGTCTGTTCCCGGAGCTGGCCCGCACCGCCTGGCGCAGCGACGAGGAGGGCATCCGCCAAAGCCGCGAACATATTACCCGCGAAACTTTCTGTTACCAGATGCCACGCAAGGCTTTTGACAAGCAGTATGGCAAAGAGTACACCCATGTGGGCATAGGTGCTAAATCGCTGGCCATGTTTATTGAGGCGATGCCGAAGATCGGTCCGTTTAAGAAACTGCAGTTTAGATATCCCGGCGTAAAATGCGAAGAACTGTACCTGAAAAGTATGGACAGCATCCTGATTAACTACGCTACGCTAATGCAAAAGGCCGGCGATAACAACCTGAAGCTGCAAAACATCAACTTTGATACAGGCAACCGCTCTGCCTTTAAAGAATATGCGCTGGCCGATAAATCATACCACGAGTGGATGGAACGCTTGAAGAAAGCAAACCGAAACTTGCCTGATGACGCCATCCGCAGCAACATCATGGCTTTCTATAAAATCACGGGGAATAAAAACGAGATCAGTCCCAACCTGATAGCCCTCGTAAAACAATAA
- a CDS encoding ABC transporter ATPase, with protein sequence MQFSENSRVWIYQADRQLSEGETRRIQTQLDAFTTNWTAHNNALKAMAEVRYNRFLILIVDESQAGASGCSIDKSVRVMKDIEQEFNINLFDRFNLAYRAGEEILSASRAQFEELIKQQNINAQTTVFNNTIQTLADLHTKWEVPFKDSWHQQLFGSLLNG encoded by the coding sequence ATGCAATTTTCTGAAAATTCTAGAGTGTGGATCTACCAGGCAGACAGACAGCTAAGTGAAGGCGAAACCCGCCGCATTCAAACCCAGTTAGATGCGTTTACCACTAATTGGACCGCCCACAACAATGCCCTGAAAGCCATGGCAGAAGTGCGCTATAACCGTTTCCTGATACTGATTGTAGACGAAAGCCAGGCCGGCGCCAGCGGTTGTTCTATCGATAAATCGGTACGCGTTATGAAAGATATTGAGCAGGAATTTAACATCAACCTGTTCGATCGCTTTAACCTGGCCTATCGCGCCGGCGAAGAAATACTTTCTGCCTCACGCGCGCAGTTTGAAGAACTGATCAAACAGCAGAACATCAACGCCCAAACCACCGTATTCAATAACACCATCCAAACCCTGGCAGACCTGCACACCAAATGGGAAGTGCCGTTTAAAGATAGCTGGCACCAGCAACTGTTTGGCAGCTTGTTGAATGGGTGA
- a CDS encoding (Fe-S)-binding protein, giving the protein MINEPITMAQMAAEGKMPEILFWVGCAGSFDERAQRITRDICKILHHTGISYAVLGTEESCTGDPAKRAGNEFLFQMQAMMNIQVLDGYGIKKIVTACPHCFNTIKNEYPGLGGNYEVIHHTQLIQQLIDEGKLKAEGGESFKGRRITYHDPCYLGRGNNVYEAPRKALETLDADLVELKRCRSNGLCCGAGGGQMFKEPEAGKRDINMERMDDILESKAQVVAAACPFCMTMLSDAVKHSDKEQEIKVLDVAEIVARANGL; this is encoded by the coding sequence ATGATCAATGAACCAATAACCATGGCCCAAATGGCTGCCGAAGGTAAAATGCCGGAAATACTGTTCTGGGTAGGTTGCGCCGGTAGTTTTGACGAACGGGCACAACGTATTACCCGCGATATCTGCAAAATTTTGCATCATACCGGCATTAGCTACGCAGTACTGGGCACCGAAGAAAGTTGCACCGGCGACCCGGCCAAGCGCGCGGGTAACGAGTTTTTATTTCAGATGCAGGCCATGATGAATATTCAGGTACTGGATGGCTATGGCATTAAAAAGATTGTGACCGCTTGTCCGCATTGCTTCAATACCATTAAAAACGAATATCCCGGTCTTGGCGGCAACTACGAGGTGATTCATCACACACAATTAATCCAGCAGTTGATAGACGAAGGCAAACTGAAAGCAGAGGGCGGCGAAAGCTTTAAAGGTCGGCGCATTACCTACCATGACCCTTGCTATCTCGGCCGCGGAAACAACGTTTACGAGGCACCACGCAAAGCACTGGAAACGTTGGATGCCGACCTGGTAGAACTAAAACGCTGCCGCAGTAACGGCCTGTGCTGCGGTGCCGGAGGCGGGCAAATGTTCAAAGAACCAGAAGCCGGCAAAAGAGACATAAACATGGAACGTATGGACGATATACTGGAAAGCAAAGCCCAGGTGGTAGCCGCGGCCTGTCCCTTCTGCATGACCATGCTCAGCGACGCCGTTAAACACTCAGACAAAGAGCAGGAAATAAAAGTGCTGGATGTGGCCGAGATTGTGGCCCGGGCAAACGGGTTATAA
- a CDS encoding zinc ribbon domain-containing protein YjdM, which yields MTELPPCPLCKSTFTYEMNGLLACPECGHEWNPEEDNAADQQFVVKDSNGNILQDGDSVVTIKNLPVKGTSQTIKAGTKVKNIRLVDSDHNIDCKIDGFGAMALKSEFVKKA from the coding sequence ATGACAGAACTGCCCCCTTGCCCTTTGTGCAAATCAACCTTTACGTATGAAATGAACGGCCTGCTGGCCTGCCCCGAATGTGGCCACGAGTGGAACCCGGAAGAAGATAATGCTGCAGATCAGCAGTTTGTGGTGAAAGACAGCAACGGCAATATTTTGCAAGACGGCGACTCGGTAGTAACCATCAAAAACCTGCCCGTTAAAGGCACTTCGCAAACTATAAAGGCAGGCACCAAGGTTAAAAACATTCGACTGGTAGACAGCGATCATAATATTGACTGTAAGATTGATGGATTTGGCGCCATGGCGCTTAAATCTGAGTTTGTGAAAAAAGCATAA
- a CDS encoding serine hydrolase, with translation MMKKLLLLVFISSLCLCATAQQPDTVFLKTLLQSRPDLFGNILKQATQNEVQILYTQIDRDSHNNPHFTSFSYHLNPRHYFYPASTVKLPTLIFAMEKVNELKIKGLTLQSAMLTDSCYAGQTWVTRDTSSTNGLPSLENYIKKILLVSDNDAYNRLYEFVGREEINLKLKKYGLIQTRIVSRLAVGDGGGSARHTNQIRFYNGDKLVYTKPALTDSHDYPMYATENLQQGKGYIDKNDQLVMAPFDFSDKNNYPLADQQTVLKHLLFPEVFPKEQRFNLTNAQ, from the coding sequence ATGATGAAAAAATTGCTATTGCTTGTCTTTATCAGCAGTTTATGTTTATGCGCTACCGCACAGCAACCCGACACCGTATTTCTGAAAACACTGCTGCAAAGTCGCCCAGATCTGTTTGGCAATATCTTAAAGCAAGCTACACAAAACGAGGTGCAGATACTATATACACAGATTGACCGAGACTCGCACAACAATCCACATTTCACTTCATTTAGTTATCACCTTAACCCACGCCATTATTTTTACCCGGCCAGCACCGTGAAATTGCCGACGCTGATTTTTGCGATGGAAAAAGTGAACGAGCTGAAGATAAAAGGACTCACCTTGCAATCGGCCATGTTAACAGACAGCTGCTATGCGGGCCAAACCTGGGTAACGCGCGATACCTCATCTACCAACGGATTACCCAGCTTAGAAAACTACATAAAGAAGATACTACTGGTGAGCGATAACGATGCTTATAACCGCCTGTATGAGTTTGTGGGGCGCGAGGAAATTAACCTAAAGCTAAAGAAGTACGGACTGATACAAACCCGCATAGTAAGCCGCCTGGCCGTTGGCGATGGCGGCGGGAGCGCCCGGCACACCAACCAGATCCGTTTTTATAATGGCGATAAACTGGTGTACACCAAACCGGCGCTAACCGACAGCCACGATTACCCCATGTATGCCACCGAAAACCTGCAGCAAGGCAAAGGCTATATTGATAAAAACGATCAGTTGGTAATGGCCCCATTTGATTTTTCTGACAAGAACAACTATCCCCTGGCTGATCAGCAAACGGTACTGAAACATTTGCTCTTCCCTGAGGTCTTTCCAAAAGAACAGCGCTTTAATCTTACCAACGCCCAATAA
- a CDS encoding PAS domain-containing protein, whose product MIEDKYGSVLFNAYPIPAILLKADHPTYTIVAANDAYFAFTNSSKEEIIGYSLIGFLEAYLEDADKLLPGLQNVLLNKKAHKQPAVKYNFRTPHTNEVVVKYLEVFSNPLLGDDGEVEFILRTISDVTELVEAQQNEKSIHENLLKHEMFLNESQRIAKIGYWEVDYINSIITWSDVLKEIYEVPPAYQPTYETGMAFYKTNEYREIILNAVNESIKHHGEFDIELEIITAAGNVRWLRTTGKADMEDGICVRLYGVTQDITASKAVEKELTDSRNQYQALIESVEGVVWEADADTFEFTYISNKINDLLGYSPEEWLSDPNFWANHIYQGDREWAVTFCQAQTTKGLNHVFDYRMINADGGIVWIKDLVSVIAENGKPKLLRGVMIDITESKLLENLDNLEKNVLEQVANKEDDLQQVLVSYLRGIENLLPCMKCSLLQVKNNKVYTLAAPSLPKDYTDAINGKPIGAKAGSCGTAAFRKEKVTVTDIATDPLWDNYKPFALAHNLRACWSCPIINSDGEVMAVFGMYYGDIKEPGDAEQLVIDRSTAMLKVILENRQGARIIEETTMLMTQGQELAKFGNWQWDIQNNEVKWSDELYNIYGVDKKVHVATYESYMAMLHTDDREPVRDILFKALNTHEDIVFEERIIRPDGETRHLKSWGRVLCDSNGQPEKMIGSCLDITAAKIAESQLWEIAWMQSHLVRGPLARLMGLVGLLQEEQQVSKEIEGELLDYIMTTAHELDKVVRDISNRTVTQPI is encoded by the coding sequence ATGATAGAAGATAAATACGGGAGTGTATTATTTAACGCCTATCCAATACCAGCCATTTTATTAAAGGCAGACCACCCCACTTATACCATTGTTGCTGCAAATGATGCCTACTTTGCCTTCACCAACTCTAGCAAAGAAGAGATAATAGGATATAGTTTAATAGGTTTTCTAGAGGCTTATCTGGAAGATGCCGATAAGCTGTTGCCTGGTCTGCAAAACGTACTGCTCAATAAAAAAGCCCATAAGCAGCCTGCTGTTAAATACAACTTCCGCACGCCACATACTAATGAGGTGGTGGTAAAATATCTCGAGGTATTTAGTAATCCCTTATTAGGGGATGATGGAGAGGTTGAGTTTATTTTGCGCACAATAAGTGATGTTACCGAGCTGGTAGAAGCGCAGCAAAATGAAAAATCCATTCATGAAAATCTGCTTAAGCATGAGATGTTTTTAAATGAATCGCAGCGCATTGCAAAGATAGGCTATTGGGAGGTGGATTATATCAACAGCATCATTACCTGGTCTGACGTGCTGAAGGAGATATATGAGGTGCCGCCGGCTTACCAGCCAACGTATGAAACGGGCATGGCCTTCTATAAAACGAATGAGTACAGGGAAATAATATTGAACGCGGTAAACGAGTCTATTAAACACCATGGCGAGTTTGATATAGAACTGGAAATTATTACCGCGGCGGGTAATGTACGCTGGTTGCGAACTACCGGCAAGGCGGATATGGAAGATGGCATATGCGTGCGCCTGTATGGTGTAACTCAGGATATAACTGCCTCTAAAGCGGTTGAAAAAGAGCTGACAGATTCACGTAATCAATACCAGGCGCTTATCGAATCGGTAGAGGGAGTAGTGTGGGAGGCGGATGCTGATACATTTGAGTTTACCTATATCAGCAACAAAATAAATGACTTGCTGGGATACTCGCCCGAAGAATGGTTGAGCGATCCGAATTTCTGGGCTAATCATATTTACCAGGGCGACCGTGAATGGGCCGTAACTTTTTGCCAGGCCCAGACAACCAAAGGTCTGAACCACGTTTTTGATTACCGTATGATCAATGCCGACGGGGGGATAGTGTGGATAAAGGATCTGGTGTCTGTAATTGCCGAAAACGGCAAGCCTAAATTGCTGCGGGGGGTAATGATTGATATTACAGAGTCTAAACTACTGGAGAACCTCGATAATCTTGAAAAAAATGTGCTGGAACAGGTTGCCAATAAAGAGGACGATTTACAGCAGGTTCTTGTTAGCTATTTAAGAGGTATTGAGAATTTGTTACCCTGCATGAAATGTTCTTTGCTGCAGGTAAAAAACAATAAAGTATATACACTGGCTGCACCCTCGCTTCCAAAAGATTACACCGATGCTATAAACGGCAAGCCAATAGGTGCTAAGGCCGGCTCTTGCGGTACAGCAGCCTTTAGGAAAGAAAAAGTAACAGTAACCGATATAGCAACAGATCCCTTGTGGGACAATTACAAGCCCTTTGCTTTAGCACATAACCTGCGAGCATGCTGGTCTTGTCCTATTATTAATAGCGACGGTGAGGTAATGGCCGTATTTGGCATGTATTATGGCGATATTAAAGAGCCTGGCGATGCCGAACAGCTGGTGATAGATCGTTCTACCGCGATGCTGAAGGTAATATTAGAAAACAGACAAGGTGCCCGGATCATTGAAGAAACCACCATGCTGATGACGCAGGGGCAGGAGCTGGCAAAGTTTGGCAACTGGCAGTGGGACATACAAAACAATGAGGTTAAATGGTCTGACGAGTTGTATAATATCTACGGAGTAGATAAAAAAGTACACGTGGCTACTTACGAAAGCTACATGGCTATGCTGCATACAGATGACAGAGAGCCGGTGAGAGATATACTGTTTAAAGCGCTTAACACGCATGAGGATATTGTATTTGAAGAGCGGATTATCCGCCCGGATGGTGAGACCCGTCACCTGAAATCATGGGGGAGAGTGCTTTGCGATAGCAATGGCCAGCCCGAGAAGATGATTGGTTCTTGTTTAGATATTACGGCCGCCAAAATTGCAGAGTCTCAACTATGGGAGATTGCCTGGATGCAATCGCATTTAGTGCGTGGCCCGTTGGCGAGGTTGATGGGATTGGTTGGTTTACTACAAGAAGAGCAGCAGGTGAGCAAAGAAATTGAAGGAGAGTTGTTGGATTATATCATGACCACTGCGCATGAGTTAGATAAAGTTGTCAGGGATATTTCAAACAGAACCGTAACTCAACCTATATAA
- a CDS encoding (Fe-S)-binding protein, whose amino-acid sequence MIEQVIFILILAAAIWLFSKNVGKIRRNIRMGRPVDRSDNPALRWKTMAKVALGQSKMGKRPVAAILHLFIYVGFVIINIEVLEILIDGVFGSHRVFSRPLGSYYVYLIDAFEFLAVLVLVACVAFLARRNILHLKRFNGVEMKNWPKSDANYILIAEILLMCAFLTMNAAEHRLQSFHTDGTGGFAISGALSSILPGNENALELLERGCWWFHIVGILAFLNYLPYSKHFHILLAFPNTYYSNLNPKGQFSNMASVTNEVKAMLDPSFKPEPAEVARFGAKDVTDLTWKNLMEAYTCTECGRCTSVCPANQTGKLLSPRKIMMDTRDRITEVGLNIDKRGKDHTDDKTLLDNYITREELWACTTCNACVDACPVNINPLEIITEMRRYVVMEESQAPASLNNMFGNVENNGAPWKYSQADRLNWANGA is encoded by the coding sequence ATGATCGAGCAAGTAATTTTTATACTGATACTGGCGGCGGCCATTTGGCTGTTCAGCAAAAATGTAGGTAAGATCCGTCGTAACATCCGGATGGGCCGCCCCGTGGATCGATCAGATAACCCGGCCCTGCGTTGGAAAACCATGGCTAAAGTGGCATTGGGTCAAAGTAAAATGGGCAAACGGCCGGTGGCAGCCATATTGCACTTGTTTATTTACGTTGGCTTCGTCATCATCAACATTGAAGTGTTGGAGATTTTGATTGATGGTGTTTTTGGCTCGCACCGGGTGTTCTCGCGCCCACTGGGTAGTTATTATGTCTATCTAATTGATGCATTTGAGTTTTTGGCAGTGCTGGTTCTGGTAGCTTGCGTAGCATTTTTGGCGCGACGCAACATTTTGCACCTAAAGCGCTTTAATGGCGTGGAGATGAAAAACTGGCCAAAATCTGATGCCAATTACATCTTAATTGCCGAGATATTATTAATGTGCGCTTTCTTAACCATGAACGCGGCCGAGCACAGATTACAGTCTTTCCATACAGACGGCACCGGCGGATTTGCAATAAGTGGTGCATTATCATCAATTCTTCCCGGCAATGAAAACGCACTTGAACTTTTGGAGCGCGGCTGCTGGTGGTTCCATATTGTGGGGATCCTGGCATTTTTAAACTACCTCCCCTACTCTAAACATTTTCATATTTTGCTGGCATTTCCGAATACCTATTATTCCAACCTGAACCCTAAGGGACAATTCAGCAATATGGCATCGGTTACAAACGAGGTAAAAGCCATGCTCGATCCATCCTTCAAGCCCGAGCCTGCGGAGGTAGCCCGCTTTGGCGCCAAGGATGTAACCGACCTGACCTGGAAAAATCTGATGGAGGCCTATACCTGCACCGAATGCGGCAGATGCACATCGGTTTGTCCGGCCAATCAGACAGGTAAGTTGCTGTCGCCCCGCAAGATCATGATGGATACCCGCGACCGGATCACCGAAGTGGGCCTTAATATAGACAAGCGCGGCAAGGACCATACCGACGATAAAACCCTGTTGGATAACTACATCACCCGCGAAGAGCTATGGGCCTGTACCACCTGCAACGCGTGTGTAGACGCCTGTCCGGTAAACATCAATCCACTAGAAATTATTACCGAGATGCGCCGTTACGTGGTGATGGAAGAATCGCAAGCACCGGCCAGCCTGAATAACATGTTTGGCAACGTAGAAAACAACGGCGCGCCATGGAAGTATAGCCAGGCCGACAGGTTGAATTGGGCTAACGGCGCGTAG
- a CDS encoding nuclear transport factor 2 family protein has translation MRNKIASILSLSLALLMYASMASAQTKPSTDKRYTPKPYTPGNIQLYKTIARIDSIYFGAYNTGNEKIIDSLTSEDLEFYHDRAGLSTSKADNLASLRKNIYGKVTRTLTLGSLEVYEIPGYGAVEFGYHSFRNIAEPGESQPSKFVAIWQKKGEQWQLTRVISLH, from the coding sequence ATGAGAAACAAAATAGCCTCCATCCTATCCCTTAGTCTGGCTTTACTAATGTATGCAAGCATGGCCTCGGCCCAAACAAAACCATCAACAGACAAACGTTATACCCCCAAGCCGTATACCCCAGGCAATATCCAACTGTATAAAACCATTGCCCGGATAGATAGTATTTACTTCGGAGCCTACAACACCGGTAATGAGAAAATCATCGACTCGCTCACCTCCGAAGACCTGGAGTTTTACCACGATCGTGCCGGACTATCAACCTCAAAGGCAGATAACCTAGCCTCGCTCAGAAAAAACATTTATGGTAAAGTTACACGCACCCTGACGCTGGGCAGCCTGGAAGTTTACGAAATTCCTGGTTATGGTGCCGTAGAATTTGGCTATCACAGCTTCCGCAATATTGCAGAACCAGGCGAGAGCCAGCCCAGCAAATTTGTAGCCATTTGGCAGAAAAAAGGTGAACAATGGCAGTTAACCAGGGTAATTAGTTTACACTGA